Proteins found in one Streptomyces sp. CB09001 genomic segment:
- a CDS encoding methyltransferase domain-containing protein has product MTDLSELVRPDRYPRSSRYDPAWLLDLDMGPHPLWLLEDLARDLELRPGMRVLDLGSGKGATAVFLAREYGVEVVAADWWIAAEEAAAVFAAVGVGDRVEAVRAEAHALPFEEGSLDAIVSVDAFEYFGTADGYLPYLVRFLRPGGQLGVATPALTREVRELGAIPPHIKEVVGWEAMAWHTAEWWRFQWETTELVDVTSARLQPDAWRDWLLWARAGAAYRSADGAGTDTARAEGDRAVVGMLTADHGEYLSFALLAARRR; this is encoded by the coding sequence GTGACCGACTTGAGTGAACTCGTACGTCCCGACCGCTATCCGCGTTCCTCCCGCTACGACCCCGCGTGGCTGCTGGACCTCGACATGGGGCCCCATCCGCTGTGGCTGCTGGAGGATCTCGCCCGGGATCTGGAGCTGCGGCCGGGGATGCGGGTTCTCGACCTCGGGTCCGGGAAGGGCGCGACGGCGGTGTTCCTGGCCCGGGAGTACGGCGTCGAGGTCGTCGCGGCGGACTGGTGGATCGCGGCCGAGGAGGCGGCGGCCGTGTTCGCAGCGGTGGGGGTCGGGGACCGGGTGGAGGCCGTGCGGGCGGAGGCGCACGCGCTGCCGTTCGAGGAGGGGAGCCTCGACGCGATCGTCAGCGTCGACGCGTTCGAGTACTTCGGGACGGCGGACGGCTATCTGCCGTATCTCGTCCGATTCCTGCGGCCCGGGGGGCAGTTGGGTGTGGCGACGCCTGCTCTCACGCGGGAGGTGCGTGAGCTGGGGGCGATCCCGCCGCACATCAAGGAGGTGGTGGGCTGGGAGGCGATGGCCTGGCACACCGCCGAGTGGTGGCGTTTCCAGTGGGAGACCACCGAGCTGGTGGACGTCACCTCGGCGCGGCTGCAACCGGACGCCTGGCGGGACTGGCTGCTGTGGGCCAGGGCGGGGGCCGCGTACCGGAGCGCGGACGGCGCGGGTACGGACACCGCTCGCGCCGAGGGCGACCGGGCCGTCGTCGGCATGCTCACCGCCGACCACGGCGAGTACCTCTCCTTTGCCCTGCTCGCCGCGCGCAGGCGGTGA
- a CDS encoding MDR family MFS transporter, whose translation MAEKTDAAAGADAGKQPRSVRVVLLALMIAMMLAMLDNMIIGTAMPTIVGELGGLEHLSWVVTAYTLATAASTPLWGKFGDMYGRKGVFMTSIVIFLIGSALSGMAQDMGQLIGFRAVQGLGAGGLMVGVMAIIGDLIPPRERGKYQGMIAGVMALSMIGGPLVGGTITDNWGWRWSFYINIPLGVIALIAISAVLHLPKKRSEARIDYPGAALLTVGITAIVLVTTWGGTEYAWTSARIMELIGIGVAALVGFVFWQTRAAEPILPLHIFRSRNFTLMSVIGFIVGFVMFGATLFLPLYQQSVQGASATNSGLLLLPMLGAMLVTSMVAGRVTTSTGRYKIFPVAGGALMTVGLFLLSTMDTDTTRFTSGLYMAVVGLGMGCLMQITMLVAQNSVEMKDMGVASSSTTLFRTLGSSFGVAIMGALFNNRVQDVMAERAAGSGAKATEQSATLTAEALKALPAGIRDAYQHAVSAGTHTAFLLGAAVAVLALVAAVFVKEVPLKGAGPKAADAPADGDGDPAAAKAPVTEAV comes from the coding sequence ATGGCCGAGAAAACGGACGCGGCGGCCGGGGCCGACGCCGGAAAGCAGCCGAGGAGCGTGCGGGTCGTCCTGCTCGCCCTCATGATCGCGATGATGCTCGCGATGCTCGACAACATGATCATCGGCACCGCGATGCCGACGATCGTGGGCGAGCTGGGCGGCCTGGAGCACCTGTCCTGGGTCGTCACCGCCTACACCCTCGCCACCGCGGCCTCCACCCCGCTGTGGGGCAAGTTCGGCGACATGTACGGGCGCAAGGGCGTCTTCATGACGTCCATCGTGATCTTCCTGATCGGCTCGGCGCTCAGCGGCATGGCCCAGGACATGGGCCAGCTCATCGGCTTCCGCGCCGTCCAGGGCCTGGGCGCCGGCGGACTGATGGTCGGCGTCATGGCGATCATCGGCGACCTGATACCGCCCCGTGAGCGCGGCAAGTACCAGGGCATGATCGCCGGTGTCATGGCGCTCTCGATGATCGGCGGACCGCTCGTCGGCGGCACCATCACCGACAACTGGGGCTGGCGCTGGTCCTTCTACATCAACATCCCGCTCGGTGTGATCGCGCTGATCGCCATCAGCGCCGTACTGCACCTGCCGAAGAAGCGCAGCGAGGCGCGGATCGACTATCCGGGCGCCGCGCTCCTGACCGTCGGCATCACCGCCATCGTGCTCGTCACCACCTGGGGCGGCACCGAGTACGCCTGGACCTCCGCGCGGATCATGGAGCTGATCGGCATCGGCGTCGCCGCGCTGGTCGGGTTCGTGTTCTGGCAGACCAGGGCCGCCGAGCCGATCCTGCCGCTGCACATCTTCCGCAGCCGCAACTTCACGCTGATGTCCGTCATCGGCTTCATCGTCGGCTTCGTGATGTTCGGCGCCACCCTCTTCCTGCCGCTGTACCAGCAGTCGGTGCAGGGCGCGTCCGCCACCAACTCCGGGCTGCTGCTCCTGCCGATGCTGGGCGCGATGCTCGTCACGTCGATGGTCGCCGGGCGGGTCACCACCAGCACCGGCCGCTACAAGATCTTCCCGGTGGCGGGCGGTGCGCTGATGACGGTCGGCCTGTTCCTGCTGTCCACCATGGACACCGACACCACCCGCTTCACGTCCGGCCTGTACATGGCCGTCGTCGGTCTCGGCATGGGCTGCCTGATGCAGATCACCATGCTGGTGGCGCAGAACAGCGTGGAGATGAAGGACATGGGCGTCGCGTCCTCCTCCACCACCCTCTTCCGCACCCTCGGCTCCTCCTTCGGCGTCGCGATCATGGGCGCACTGTTCAACAACCGCGTCCAGGACGTCATGGCCGAGCGGGCCGCGGGCTCGGGTGCCAAGGCGACGGAGCAGTCGGCGACGCTCACCGCGGAGGCGCTGAAGGCGCTGCCGGCCGGGATCCGCGACGCCTACCAGCACGCGGTGTCCGCAGGCACGCACACCGCGTTCCTGCTGGGCGCCGCGGTGGCCGTCCTCGCGCTGGTCGCGGCGGTCTTCGTGAAGGAGGTCCCGCTCAAGGGCGCGGGCCCGAAGGCGGCCGACGCCCCGGCCGACGGTGACGGCGACCCGGCTGCGGCGAAGGCCCCGGTGACCGAGGCCGTCTGA
- a CDS encoding TetR/AcrR family transcriptional regulator, which translates to MGGTMNGTKQQRRRGDTRQRIQDVALELFAEQGYEKTSLREIAERLDVTKAALYYHFKTKEEILVSIFEDLSRPLEHLIDWGREQPHTLETKQEIIRRYSEALAGAAPLFRFMQENQATVRDLRIGELFKHRMFDLRDILIDPEADLVDQVRCISALFTLHAGMFVLRDLEGDPEEQRAAVLEVATDLVTQAHRGATGT; encoded by the coding sequence ATGGGCGGCACAATGAACGGCACCAAGCAGCAGCGACGCCGCGGGGACACCCGCCAGCGCATCCAGGACGTGGCCCTCGAGCTCTTCGCGGAGCAGGGGTACGAGAAGACCTCCCTGCGCGAGATCGCCGAGCGCCTGGACGTCACCAAGGCCGCGCTCTACTACCACTTCAAGACCAAGGAAGAGATCCTCGTCAGCATCTTCGAGGACCTCTCCCGGCCGCTGGAGCACCTGATCGACTGGGGGCGGGAGCAGCCGCACACGCTGGAGACGAAGCAGGAGATCATCCGCCGCTACAGCGAGGCGCTGGCCGGCGCGGCGCCGCTGTTCCGCTTCATGCAGGAGAACCAGGCGACGGTGCGGGACCTGCGCATCGGCGAGCTGTTCAAGCACCGGATGTTCGACCTGCGCGACATCCTCATTGACCCCGAGGCGGACCTGGTCGACCAGGTCCGCTGCATCAGCGCGCTGTTCACGCTGCACGCCGGGATGTTCGTGCTCCGGGACCTCGAAGGCGACCCCGAGGAACAGCGTGCTGCCGTTCTCGAGGTCGCCACCGATCTGGTCACCCAGGCCCACCGTGGAGCCACGGGCACGTAG
- a CDS encoding M23 family metallopeptidase, whose protein sequence is MFPRVTSRSSRTTIRTRAAVMAAGLGASVALGAGVAAATGTTAASSTTATASAVEAQAAAQAKAAKAEKAAASAKKTTTAKKTATKKKAASWVDPVKKYELSASFAQNGGMWAHKHSGQDFAVPIGTNVVAAHGGTVVKAGGNGAGDGPAYGNAIVVKHGNGTYSQYAHLSKINVKIGQIVKTGQSIAKSGNTGNSSGPHLHFEIRTTPNYGSAVDPVSFLRAKGVTV, encoded by the coding sequence ATGTTTCCGCGTGTCACGTCCCGTTCTTCCCGTACGACCATCCGCACCCGCGCCGCGGTGATGGCCGCAGGCCTGGGAGCCTCGGTCGCACTGGGAGCCGGGGTCGCGGCCGCCACCGGCACCACGGCGGCCTCCAGCACCACCGCCACCGCGAGCGCCGTAGAGGCCCAGGCCGCGGCGCAGGCCAAGGCGGCGAAGGCCGAGAAGGCCGCCGCGAGCGCCAAGAAGACCACCACCGCCAAGAAGACGGCCACCAAGAAGAAGGCCGCCTCCTGGGTCGACCCGGTCAAGAAGTACGAGCTGAGCGCCAGCTTCGCCCAGAACGGCGGCATGTGGGCGCACAAGCACAGCGGCCAGGACTTCGCCGTGCCGATCGGCACCAACGTCGTCGCCGCCCACGGCGGCACCGTGGTCAAGGCCGGCGGCAACGGCGCCGGTGACGGCCCCGCCTACGGCAACGCCATCGTCGTCAAGCACGGCAACGGCACGTACTCCCAGTACGCGCACCTGTCCAAGATCAACGTGAAGATCGGCCAGATCGTGAAGACGGGCCAGTCGATCGCCAAGTCCGGCAACACCGGCAACTCCAGCGGTCCGCACCTGCACTTCGAGATCCGCACCACCCCGAACTACGGCTCGGCCGTGGACCCGGTCTCCTTCCTGCGCGCCAAGGGCGTGACCGTCTGA
- a CDS encoding NACHT domain-containing protein yields MVDVTALGARVASSAVAPLVRRLFVRDGPGAGLVDRPVRISALVSFRGEQRNVTPKDVDKIASELVRRALTSAGPGEEPVDAAEAAVVKDALARTLARLGEITVEDYEAVGLGPERFARELGAGVPLAPYGLGEGGTLLYERLLHTASLHILNFLTQRSTYVARQLTVQTQQLSRLVQAVDVLLERLPSQSAEDAGFEERYADHVAARYGTLTIYGLDAGTREWPLDTAYLSLEATRPQHGRQRPAGAGQLRVSAEQVLAGHDQVFLRGVAGSGKTTLVQWLAVTAAGRVYDHGLTHLIGRVPFVLPMRRIVRPGAELPLPGDFLRAVGAPVAGEQPPGWTERVLRARRGVLLIDGIDEIADDRRSAVRRWLRELVRTFPGNLWLVTSRPSAVPRDWLAAEGFHELDLAPMGRTEVDTFIRRWHRAAGAEEAVGEALRRSVRTTSELNRLATNPLMCGMLCALHRDRRGFLPQDRRSLYEAALTMLLERRDRERELHAPAGTALPYATQVQLLQKLAWWLIRNGRAEMDRSEALQIVGRALPALNLAGVDDEEVYAALLLRSGLLREPAEGRVDFLHRTFQDYLGSRLAVQEMDFDLLVDHADRDEWEDVILLALAHARPKEAEHMLRRLTEPGTPRGSLLAAAGLRYAAEVEPGVRERVEEGLAAHVPPADLAAAREVARAGGDLVLGMLPGPAGIDERTAYMTVQTAIEVGSEAALHFLRRFRDHPSEDVQRALAAAWDRFDRARYAREILAHLSYQSYLMVTTPEDLRMLGALGGWQRLMIHGSYRVEDLTALIVPDRLTHLALDAPHPVEGLSWLSAFPRLSSVYVGTDVDGSVAGQVPAWVAEFETPSSAERSHLGE; encoded by the coding sequence ATGGTCGACGTCACAGCACTCGGGGCCCGTGTCGCGTCCAGCGCGGTCGCACCGCTCGTCCGCCGGCTCTTCGTACGGGACGGGCCGGGAGCGGGTCTGGTGGACCGGCCGGTGCGGATATCGGCGCTGGTGTCCTTCCGGGGCGAGCAGCGGAACGTCACGCCCAAGGACGTCGACAAGATCGCTTCGGAGCTGGTCCGCAGGGCGCTGACCTCGGCCGGACCCGGCGAGGAGCCCGTGGACGCCGCGGAGGCGGCGGTCGTCAAGGACGCCCTCGCCCGCACGCTCGCCCGGCTCGGCGAGATCACCGTCGAGGACTACGAGGCCGTCGGGCTCGGCCCCGAGCGGTTCGCCCGCGAGCTGGGCGCCGGCGTACCCCTGGCCCCGTACGGGCTCGGCGAGGGCGGCACGCTGCTGTACGAGCGGCTGCTGCACACCGCCTCGCTGCACATCCTGAACTTCCTCACCCAGCGCTCCACCTACGTCGCCCGGCAGCTGACCGTCCAGACGCAGCAGCTGTCCCGGCTGGTCCAGGCCGTCGACGTCCTGCTGGAACGGCTGCCGTCCCAGTCGGCCGAGGACGCCGGCTTCGAGGAGCGTTACGCGGACCACGTCGCCGCCCGGTACGGCACGCTCACCATCTACGGGCTGGACGCCGGGACCCGGGAGTGGCCGCTGGACACGGCGTACCTGAGCCTGGAGGCGACCCGGCCGCAGCACGGGCGGCAGCGCCCCGCGGGGGCCGGGCAGCTGCGCGTCTCCGCCGAGCAGGTGCTCGCCGGACACGACCAGGTGTTCCTGCGCGGCGTCGCCGGATCCGGCAAGACGACCCTCGTGCAGTGGCTCGCGGTGACGGCGGCCGGCCGCGTCTACGACCACGGGCTGACCCACCTCATCGGGCGGGTGCCGTTCGTGCTGCCGATGCGCCGGATCGTGCGGCCGGGCGCGGAGCTGCCGCTGCCCGGGGACTTCCTGAGGGCGGTCGGCGCGCCCGTCGCGGGAGAGCAGCCGCCCGGCTGGACCGAGCGCGTTCTGCGGGCCCGGCGCGGGGTACTGCTGATCGACGGCATCGACGAGATCGCGGACGACCGCCGGAGCGCCGTCCGCCGCTGGCTGCGCGAACTGGTGCGGACCTTCCCGGGGAACCTGTGGCTGGTCACCTCGCGCCCCTCGGCCGTACCGCGGGACTGGCTGGCCGCCGAGGGGTTCCACGAGCTGGACCTAGCCCCGATGGGACGTACGGAGGTCGACACGTTCATACGGCGCTGGCACCGCGCGGCCGGCGCCGAGGAAGCGGTCGGCGAGGCACTGCGGCGGTCCGTGCGGACCACCTCGGAACTGAACCGGCTGGCCACCAACCCCCTCATGTGCGGCATGCTGTGCGCCCTGCACCGCGACCGGCGCGGCTTCCTCCCGCAGGACCGCCGGTCCCTGTACGAGGCCGCCCTGACCATGCTCCTCGAACGCCGGGACCGCGAGCGCGAGCTGCACGCCCCCGCCGGGACCGCCCTGCCGTACGCCACCCAGGTGCAGCTGCTGCAGAAGCTGGCGTGGTGGCTGATCCGCAACGGCCGGGCGGAGATGGACCGGTCCGAGGCACTCCAGATCGTCGGCCGGGCCCTGCCCGCGCTGAACCTCGCGGGTGTCGACGACGAGGAGGTCTACGCCGCGCTGCTGCTGCGCTCCGGGCTGCTGCGCGAGCCCGCCGAGGGGCGGGTGGACTTCCTGCACCGCACCTTCCAGGACTATCTGGGCTCGCGGCTGGCCGTGCAGGAGATGGACTTCGACCTGCTGGTCGACCACGCCGACCGGGACGAGTGGGAGGACGTGATCCTGCTCGCCCTCGCTCACGCCCGGCCCAAGGAGGCGGAGCACATGCTGCGCCGGCTCACGGAGCCGGGCACCCCGCGCGGCTCACTGCTCGCCGCGGCCGGGCTGCGCTATGCGGCGGAGGTGGAGCCGGGCGTCCGCGAGCGGGTCGAGGAGGGGCTGGCGGCCCATGTCCCGCCGGCCGACCTGGCGGCGGCCCGGGAGGTGGCGCGGGCCGGGGGTGATCTGGTGCTGGGCATGCTGCCCGGCCCGGCCGGCATCGACGAGCGGACGGCGTACATGACCGTGCAGACCGCGATCGAGGTCGGCAGCGAGGCGGCGCTGCACTTTCTGCGCCGCTTCCGGGACCATCCGAGCGAGGACGTCCAGCGGGCCCTGGCCGCGGCCTGGGACCGCTTCGACCGGGCCCGGTACGCGCGGGAGATCCTCGCCCACCTGTCCTACCAGTCGTATCTCATGGTGACCACGCCCGAGGACCTCCGCATGCTCGGTGCGCTGGGCGGCTGGCAGCGCCTCATGATCCACGGCTCCTACCGGGTCGAGGACCTGACGGCCCTGATCGTGCCCGACCGGCTCACCCACCTGGCGCTCGACGCACCGCACCCGGTGGAGGGGCTGTCCTGGCTGTCGGCCTTCCCCCGCCTGTCATCCGTCTACGTGGGCACGGACGTGGACGGGTCGGTGGCCGGGCAGGTCCCGGCCTGGGTGGCGGAGTTCGAGACGCCGTCGTCCGCAGAGCGCAGCCACCTCGGGGAGTGA
- a CDS encoding NACHT domain-containing protein — protein MDAVVRTPSRLAAPLVHRLFRDPARPPVFSEPVPGLVSWRGARATATPDDVHRTAADLVHLAAERHAAPTAELAPVVDVLARTLLAIAEVDVTDADAVRLGPQDYARRLRGAVQGADRELSPDAAWFHDALLVSVCLHVLHHLVRRSAYLQRQLPGRASRIAQLVDLGDAEAAARHAERPQEDVAFEAEYAEWVARRHGWLTIVGVDFPNAPDRWPLEETYLSLEAEERSGGVGGAEDEQRTVLLADRALEDHDRVLLRGGAGSGKTTLVQWLAVAAAREGSRVPFVLPVRRFAREGFPAPDDFLHAVRHPLADRAPEGWVVRTLLAGRALLLVDGIDEAPEKTRGELRDRLRRLLRVFSGNGCLVTSRPSAVSEGWLSGGGLAEEDFVELSLTPMSRDQVTRFVRDWHSAARLDEQSRSPGPRERERERSTLDEYEQRLLHSVRIYRELRQLATNPLMCGLICALNRDRAGSLPSGRKELYDAALEMLLQRRDPERDVLYADDVRLQQSTRERLLQKLAHAMLEEDASELTRERAVGILDAALPAMPAARAQGDGAKIFRHLLHRTGLLRERSGESVDFVHRTFQDYLAAKEIVARGRFPTLVDHAHQSEWEEVIRMAAAHARPEECAQFLERLLAPAPGLRRPQINHRRLMAAACLDHVTELDPAVQRLVHDRTKNLVRPTTELAARGLGWVGPIVLELLPDPGQVPDDRQALLLACTATRVQDDAAIDYLVRLRSRAALPVRTELARGWRHFDTERYAQEIIAHLDPDGLYFPVADTAELAALRELGGRPRIQVAGVMRAEELLAGLLPDQLTHLWLNAELPDTDVSWLSGLPRLRVLRVNPRLPRVRNVPDGVEITA, from the coding sequence ATGGATGCCGTCGTCCGCACGCCCTCCCGTCTCGCCGCCCCGCTCGTCCACCGGCTCTTCCGCGACCCCGCCCGCCCACCGGTGTTCTCCGAACCGGTCCCCGGCCTCGTCTCCTGGCGCGGCGCCAGGGCCACGGCCACCCCGGACGACGTCCACCGCACCGCCGCCGACCTGGTGCACCTCGCCGCCGAGCGGCATGCCGCGCCCACCGCCGAACTGGCCCCGGTCGTCGACGTCCTGGCCCGCACCCTGCTCGCCATCGCCGAGGTCGACGTCACCGACGCCGACGCCGTACGACTGGGACCGCAGGACTACGCGCGGCGGCTGCGGGGCGCGGTACAGGGCGCCGACCGGGAGCTGTCGCCGGACGCGGCCTGGTTCCACGACGCGCTGCTTGTGTCGGTGTGCCTGCACGTCCTGCACCACCTGGTGCGGCGCTCCGCCTACCTCCAGCGGCAACTGCCGGGACGGGCGAGCCGGATCGCCCAGCTGGTCGACCTGGGCGACGCCGAGGCGGCGGCCCGGCATGCCGAACGGCCTCAGGAGGACGTGGCGTTCGAGGCCGAGTACGCCGAGTGGGTGGCCCGGCGGCACGGCTGGCTGACCATCGTCGGCGTGGACTTCCCCAACGCGCCCGACCGTTGGCCGCTGGAGGAGACGTACCTGAGCCTGGAGGCGGAGGAGCGCAGCGGCGGGGTGGGCGGAGCCGAGGACGAGCAGCGCACCGTGCTGCTCGCGGACCGTGCCCTGGAGGACCACGACCGGGTGCTGCTGCGCGGCGGTGCGGGTTCGGGCAAGACGACCCTGGTGCAGTGGCTGGCCGTGGCCGCCGCCCGGGAGGGCTCCCGGGTCCCCTTCGTGCTGCCGGTGCGGCGTTTCGCCCGCGAGGGCTTCCCGGCCCCGGACGACTTCCTGCACGCGGTCCGGCATCCGCTCGCCGACCGGGCTCCGGAGGGGTGGGTGGTGCGCACCCTGCTCGCGGGCCGGGCCCTGCTGCTGGTCGACGGCATCGACGAGGCGCCGGAGAAGACCCGCGGCGAGCTGCGCGACCGGCTCCGCCGGCTGCTGCGCGTCTTCTCCGGCAACGGCTGCCTGGTCACCTCCCGGCCCTCCGCCGTCTCCGAGGGCTGGCTGTCGGGCGGCGGACTGGCCGAGGAGGACTTCGTCGAGCTGTCCCTCACGCCCATGTCCCGCGACCAGGTGACGCGGTTCGTCCGGGACTGGCACTCGGCGGCCCGCCTCGACGAGCAGAGCCGCTCCCCCGGACCGCGGGAACGCGAGCGGGAGCGCAGCACGCTGGACGAGTACGAGCAGCGGCTGCTGCACTCCGTGCGGATCTACCGCGAGCTGCGCCAGCTCGCCACCAACCCCCTGATGTGCGGCCTGATATGCGCCCTCAACCGCGACCGGGCGGGCTCCCTGCCCAGCGGCCGCAAGGAGCTGTACGACGCCGCCCTGGAGATGCTGCTCCAGCGCCGCGACCCCGAACGGGACGTCCTGTACGCCGACGACGTGCGGCTCCAGCAGAGCACCAGGGAACGACTGTTGCAGAAGCTGGCCCACGCCATGCTGGAGGAGGACGCCTCCGAACTGACCCGGGAACGGGCGGTCGGCATCCTGGACGCCGCGCTGCCCGCGATGCCCGCCGCCCGCGCGCAGGGAGACGGCGCGAAGATCTTCCGGCATCTGCTGCACCGCACGGGCCTGCTGCGCGAACGGTCGGGCGAGTCGGTCGACTTCGTCCACCGCACCTTCCAGGACTACCTGGCCGCCAAGGAGATCGTGGCCCGCGGCCGCTTCCCCACGCTGGTGGACCACGCCCACCAGTCCGAGTGGGAGGAGGTCATCCGGATGGCCGCCGCCCACGCCCGCCCCGAGGAGTGCGCCCAGTTCCTGGAACGGCTGCTGGCGCCCGCACCGGGGCTGCGCCGCCCGCAGATCAACCACCGCAGACTGATGGCCGCGGCCTGCCTGGACCACGTCACCGAACTCGACCCGGCCGTCCAGCGCCTCGTCCACGACCGCACGAAGAACCTGGTGCGCCCGACCACGGAGCTGGCCGCCCGAGGGCTCGGCTGGGTCGGCCCCATCGTGCTCGAGCTGCTGCCCGACCCGGGCCAGGTGCCCGACGACCGGCAGGCCCTGCTGCTCGCCTGCACCGCGACCCGCGTCCAGGACGACGCGGCCATCGACTACCTGGTCCGGCTGCGCTCCCGCGCCGCCCTGCCGGTGCGCACCGAACTGGCCCGGGGCTGGCGGCACTTCGACACCGAGCGGTACGCCCAGGAGATCATCGCCCACCTGGACCCGGACGGCCTGTACTTCCCGGTCGCCGACACCGCCGAGCTGGCGGCCCTGCGCGAACTCGGCGGGCGGCCGCGCATCCAGGTGGCCGGGGTGATGCGGGCCGAGGAACTGCTGGCGGGACTGCTCCCCGACCAGCTGACCCACCTGTGGCTCAACGCGGAGCTGCCCGACACGGACGTCTCGTGGCTGTCCGGCCTGCCCCGGCTGCGGGTGCTGCGGGTCAATCCCCGCCTGCCGCGGGTACGGAACGTGCCGGACGGGGTGGAGATCACGGCGTAG
- a CDS encoding HAD family acid phosphatase: protein MTDQNGQTRQTRRRTWTRVAASSAVTVAALTATVTPSVAAPAEAPRTAAPAAAAADVGYDTWQRDCRAVMDAALPYLKERIADSAPGEKQAVVLDIDNTSLETDFGFSYPQPANRPVLEVAEYAQEHGVALFFVTARPGIIEAPTEWNLAHAGYESSGLYVRGFLDLFKDVAEYKTEQRAEIESKGYTIIANIGNSATDLSGGHAEKTFKLPDYDGQLS from the coding sequence ATGACCGACCAGAACGGACAGACCAGGCAGACCCGGCGCCGCACCTGGACGCGGGTCGCCGCGTCGTCCGCCGTCACCGTGGCGGCGCTCACCGCGACGGTCACGCCGTCCGTCGCCGCCCCCGCCGAGGCGCCCCGCACGGCGGCGCCCGCCGCGGCCGCCGCCGACGTCGGCTACGACACCTGGCAGCGGGACTGCCGGGCCGTCATGGACGCGGCGCTGCCGTACCTGAAGGAGCGGATCGCCGACTCCGCCCCCGGTGAGAAGCAGGCCGTCGTCCTCGACATCGACAACACCTCCCTGGAGACGGACTTCGGCTTCAGCTACCCCCAGCCCGCCAACCGGCCGGTCCTGGAGGTCGCCGAGTACGCCCAGGAGCACGGCGTCGCCCTGTTCTTCGTGACCGCCCGCCCCGGCATCATCGAGGCGCCCACCGAGTGGAACCTCGCCCACGCCGGGTACGAGTCCTCCGGGCTGTACGTGCGCGGCTTCCTGGACCTGTTCAAGGACGTGGCCGAGTACAAGACCGAACAGCGCGCCGAGATCGAGTCGAAGGGCTACACGATCATCGCGAACATCGGCAACAGTGCCACCGACCTGTCGGGCGGCCACGCCGAGAAGACGTTCAAGCTGCCGGACTACGACGGTCAGCTGTCCTGA